One part of the Moorena sp. SIOASIH genome encodes these proteins:
- a CDS encoding radical SAM protein, with amino-acid sequence MVFSSERLLFTPATPDSNAIPTIFAFPNQYNVGITSLGYQIVWASLALRPDLMVSRFFTDYHEPLPRQPELLGYSISWELDYVNILAGLEFLEIPLYSAQRDSSHPLVFGGGPVLTANPEPFADFFDVILLGDGEILLDNFIDAYQEVRTAERNTQLQHLAQVPGVYIPSLYQVTYHELTSAIASIQPVSDQIPATVSKQTYRGNTLSASTVVTEKAAWENIYMVEVVRSCPEMCRFCLASYLTLPFRTPSAIDSLIPAIERGLKVTDRIGLLGASVTQHPEFDVLLDYLNQPQYDHVRLSIASVRTNTVTEKLAQTLTKRNTRSITIAVESGSQRLREIINKKLTNDQIIQAAVNAKAGGLKRLKLYGMVGIPGEEIADVEETVAMMEQIKRAAPGLGLTLGCSTFVPKAHTPFQWFGLNPQAQKRLKLLQKKLRSQAIDFRPESYNWSVIQALISRGDRRLSQLLELTRHYGDSLGSFRRAFKQLRGQLPELDFYVYTDWSTEQVLPWSHLLGPLPQATLLKHLGAATALGVGNRE; translated from the coding sequence GTGGTATTTTCCTCCGAACGTCTTCTGTTTACACCAGCCACTCCTGACTCCAATGCCATTCCTACTATCTTTGCCTTTCCTAATCAATACAACGTCGGTATTACTAGTCTTGGGTATCAGATAGTGTGGGCATCTTTAGCATTGCGCCCTGACCTAATGGTCAGCCGCTTCTTTACCGATTACCATGAGCCATTACCAAGACAGCCAGAATTACTAGGTTATTCTATATCATGGGAATTGGATTATGTCAATATCTTAGCGGGATTGGAATTTTTGGAGATACCCCTATACTCAGCACAACGAGACTCTAGCCATCCCCTAGTGTTTGGTGGCGGTCCCGTGTTAACGGCTAATCCAGAACCCTTTGCTGACTTCTTTGATGTGATTTTGCTCGGAGATGGGGAAATTCTGCTAGATAATTTTATCGATGCCTATCAAGAGGTTCGCACTGCTGAACGTAATACTCAACTGCAGCATCTGGCCCAAGTCCCTGGAGTTTATATACCCAGTCTATATCAGGTAACCTACCATGAGCTAACGAGTGCGATCGCATCCATTCAACCAGTATCTGATCAGATTCCTGCCACCGTATCTAAACAGACCTATCGGGGCAATACCCTGTCTGCTTCCACAGTGGTCACCGAAAAAGCGGCTTGGGAAAACATCTACATGGTAGAAGTGGTGCGCAGTTGTCCAGAGATGTGTCGCTTCTGTCTGGCCAGTTACCTCACTTTACCATTTCGTACCCCTAGCGCGATCGATTCGTTGATTCCAGCTATAGAAAGGGGATTAAAGGTAACAGACCGGATTGGCTTACTGGGAGCATCAGTAACCCAGCATCCCGAGTTTGATGTGTTGTTAGATTACCTAAATCAGCCACAATACGATCATGTGCGCTTGAGTATTGCTTCAGTGCGAACCAATACAGTTACCGAAAAGCTAGCCCAAACCCTAACTAAACGTAACACCCGTTCCATTACGATTGCAGTGGAAAGTGGCTCACAACGGTTGCGCGAGATTATTAATAAGAAGCTGACCAATGACCAAATTATCCAGGCAGCAGTCAATGCTAAAGCAGGGGGATTAAAACGTCTGAAACTCTACGGGATGGTAGGAATTCCGGGAGAGGAAATAGCAGATGTTGAAGAAACTGTAGCGATGATGGAACAGATTAAGAGAGCAGCCCCCGGTCTAGGCTTAACCCTCGGTTGCTCCACCTTTGTTCCCAAAGCTCATACACCCTTTCAGTGGTTCGGCCTGAATCCCCAAGCCCAGAAGCGCCTCAAGTTGTTGCAGAAAAAATTGCGATCGCAAGCCATAGACTTTCGACCAGAAAGCTACAACTGGTCAGTCATTCAAGCACTGATTTCCCGAGGGGATCGTCGCTTATCCCAACTATTAGAACTAACCAGGCATTATGGGGATTCCCTAGGCAGTTTCCGCCGTGCCTTTAAACAATTGCGAGGACAGTTACCTGAACTAGACTTCTACGTCTATACCGACTGGTCAACAGAGCAAGTCTTGCCTTGGAGTCATCTGCTTGGGCCACTTCCCCAAGCCACCTTGCTTAAGCACTTAGGTGCTGCGACAGCCCTGGGGGTAGGGAATAGGGAATAG
- a CDS encoding CDP-alcohol phosphatidyltransferase family protein — protein sequence MMIKLVHIPSLLVRIRFAIAPLLLLDALDRNISYWFIIGYIIAVLSDIFDGIIARRLKVSTVQLRQADSWADICLYLCVAISTCLVYPKVIKDFQIPLLLAIAAQVTLFTISLIKFRKFPSFHTYTAKIWGLTLLVATVVLFGFDYAKTLWLAIALCLLNSLEEIGMTLLLPEWQCDILSIFHAFNLRQTLMAKSKIQDNIA from the coding sequence ATGATGATCAAACTGGTACATATTCCTAGCCTTCTAGTTAGGATTCGCTTTGCAATTGCTCCCTTACTCCTTTTAGATGCCCTGGATCGTAACATCAGCTATTGGTTTATTATTGGTTATATCATTGCCGTACTGTCAGACATTTTTGATGGCATCATTGCTCGTCGATTAAAGGTTAGTACAGTCCAACTTCGTCAAGCAGATAGTTGGGCAGATATCTGTCTATACTTGTGCGTTGCCATTAGCACCTGCTTGGTATACCCCAAGGTTATCAAAGATTTCCAAATCCCTTTATTGTTAGCGATCGCTGCCCAAGTTACTTTGTTCACAATCAGTCTAATCAAGTTCAGAAAATTCCCTAGCTTCCATACCTACACTGCGAAAATATGGGGGTTAACGCTACTGGTGGCCACGGTGGTATTATTTGGTTTTGACTATGCTAAAACCCTGTGGTTAGCAATCGCCCTTTGTCTGCTCAATAGTTTAGAAGAGATTGGGATGACGTTGCTCTTGCCTGAGTGGCAATGTGATATTTTAAGCATCTTCCATGCATTCAACTTACGCCAAACCTTGATGGCAAAATCAAAAATTCAGGATAACATTGCCTGA
- a CDS encoding SH3 domain-containing protein, producing MKKAIFLLATAAAITVPTTEAFAQHTFPSERSHCLATLTANNPNSRITLRSGPGTNYRSLGYGLVGDNVYVLTATPPEPDYKIDSVGYGWHRVGFPVSGAKGWIRDDLLKVECAPIND from the coding sequence ATGAAAAAAGCAATCTTCTTATTAGCTACAGCTGCTGCAATTACCGTCCCTACAACTGAGGCTTTTGCTCAGCATACTTTTCCTAGTGAGCGTTCCCACTGTCTAGCCACCCTAACTGCTAACAACCCCAATTCTCGGATCACCTTACGTTCTGGACCAGGAACTAATTATAGAAGCTTGGGTTATGGTTTAGTGGGTGATAATGTCTACGTCCTGACAGCAACTCCTCCAGAGCCAGATTACAAAATAGACAGCGTTGGCTATGGTTGGCACAGAGTAGGTTTTCCAGTAAGTGGTGCCAAAGGATGGATTCGCGACGATTTACTCAAGGTCGAATGTGCTCCCATTAATGATTAA
- a CDS encoding transposase — MITQIPKGYQEWFRVVMRKMPHLSKSQAVGLAMGRFFGIAITQSCGLSTVAVFLAEIQHRSENNVREQLRQWYKEKSHKYGRKRQEIEVSESFAFLLLWILSWWSSDQKSLVLAADASTLGKRFTVLVISVVYRGCGIPVAWKIVGATEKGSWQPYWHQLLNQVKQGIPDDWFVIVTTDRGLYAKWFYQGIVANGWHPLMRINAQGYYQPSQVLGDQPPSKLPLSGLITEVGQHWSGRVRCFRSNCVDCTLLARWDHGYADPWLMLTDLSPQQAQIYWYSMRSWIECLFKDIKRGGFGWHHTKMTDPKRAERQW, encoded by the coding sequence ATGATCACACAGATTCCGAAAGGGTATCAAGAATGGTTCAGAGTAGTGATGAGGAAGATGCCTCATCTGAGCAAATCTCAGGCAGTGGGATTAGCAATGGGTCGCTTTTTTGGTATTGCCATCACTCAAAGTTGTGGATTATCAACAGTAGCCGTATTTTTAGCAGAAATCCAACATCGATCAGAAAACAATGTCAGAGAGCAGTTAAGGCAATGGTACAAGGAAAAAAGTCACAAATATGGCAGAAAGCGACAAGAAATAGAAGTCAGTGAAAGCTTTGCCTTCTTATTGTTGTGGATATTAAGTTGGTGGTCATCCGATCAAAAAAGCCTGGTGCTGGCTGCAGATGCATCCACATTGGGTAAGCGTTTTACAGTCTTGGTAATTAGTGTGGTCTACCGTGGCTGTGGAATACCTGTAGCTTGGAAAATTGTGGGTGCAACCGAAAAAGGGAGTTGGCAACCTTACTGGCATCAGCTGTTAAATCAGGTCAAACAGGGGATCCCGGATGATTGGTTTGTGATAGTCACCACAGACCGAGGGTTGTATGCTAAATGGTTTTATCAAGGGATTGTGGCTAATGGCTGGCATCCTTTGATGCGGATTAATGCTCAAGGATATTACCAACCATCCCAGGTTTTGGGTGACCAACCCCCATCGAAATTACCTCTGTCTGGGCTAATCACTGAGGTTGGTCAGCATTGGAGTGGTCGAGTCAGATGTTTCCGAAGCAACTGTGTCGATTGCACTCTCTTAGCTCGCTGGGATCACGGTTATGCTGACCCTTGGTTAATGTTAACGGATTTGAGTCCACAACAGGCTCAAATCTACTGGTATAGTATGCGTAGCTGGATTGAATGCTTGTTCAAAGACATTAAGCGTGGTGGTTTTGGTTGGCATCACACCAAAATGACTGACCCCAAACGTGCCGAAAGACAATGGTAA
- a CDS encoding class I SAM-dependent methyltransferase, with amino-acid sequence MLEIFNGIQNTWQDIVLPVDKRTDCWTVSQQFRDHVKQFLPKKQYCLLEVGCYKGLTAKHLADHFTQYLGLDVNDRYLRVARLNNIFNFNVKFQRFDVYNYDWNELTFPADVVLIDARHKYEYIKQDIDNCLKRFKNALIIFDDYGAWESVFRAVNEAIDEGKLEVVKEIGVEKGQQLWPDQNNPYSYTHFGSEGLICRSSRAVFN; translated from the coding sequence ATGCTTGAGATATTCAATGGAATACAGAATACATGGCAGGATATAGTCCTACCTGTAGATAAAAGAACAGATTGTTGGACAGTTAGCCAACAATTCCGTGATCATGTCAAACAATTTTTACCGAAAAAACAATATTGCTTATTAGAGGTGGGATGTTACAAGGGTTTAACCGCAAAGCACCTAGCCGATCACTTCACTCAATATCTAGGTTTAGATGTTAACGATAGATACCTGAGAGTAGCAAGACTAAACAATATTTTTAATTTTAATGTAAAATTCCAAAGATTTGATGTGTATAATTATGATTGGAATGAGTTAACCTTTCCTGCTGATGTGGTTTTAATAGATGCACGTCACAAATACGAGTATATCAAACAAGATATTGATAACTGTTTAAAGCGATTTAAGAATGCATTGATCATTTTTGATGATTACGGAGCATGGGAAAGCGTCTTTAGGGCAGTTAATGAAGCGATCGATGAAGGTAAGTTAGAGGTAGTTAAAGAAATTGGAGTTGAGAAAGGCCAGCAACTGTGGCCAGATCAGAATAATCCATACTCTTACACACATTTTGGATCAGAAGGATTGATTTGCCGTAGTAGTAGAGCGGTTTTCAATTAG